AAGATACAATATTTTTATCAAATCTTTATTATTCAAAATCATTAATTGTCATATATACTTTAGTCACATTAATTAATTCCGTAAATTCTATTTAAGGAAATAATAAAGTACATTAATAATGAATTTATTGTTAGTATAATAAAAAGTTAATTATATAATTAGATGGACCAACATATTTCTCTAATGATTCTAAGAATCATCCAAGTGATGACACGTGGCTACAAAAAGAAGTTGTAATGTTTCTCAAATAATATATAGGGGATTTCCTATATATTATTCTTGGAGTATTGATTAAATGACAATCTTGTGCATCATGCTTACTTGTCAAGCTGAGAGAGCTCTTCACCCATTTTTTTAAGAGAAATTGCAGTCCATGTACAAGGAAAACAATGTAATTTATGAATCTAGAAAATGAACTTTTATGACACTGTATAATTAAATTTCAGACCAAAATGCCTCTATGATTTAGACCTGTGTATCTACGTCTCTCTCCCTTATTTTTATGCAAAAATATAACAATATATGTATATCCCATGTTAATTGCCTCTCTCTGTGTTACAATATGTAAAATGTTATCAGAAATTACTTTCAATCGAACAAAACACAGAAAAAAAAATACTTCTCCTTGGGCGCCCTCGGCCCTTAGTGGCCGGTGTCATGTCAACTTCAGGCGCAAACTGGAAAGTCCCCTGACCCTGGTACAATCGCCTGTACTCGGCTGCCCACTGAAAATGGGGCATCAAAACCCGACGCCTCACGGTTGTCTCCTGGATGGGGGCGTCCGGCTGCTCCGCGAACTCCATTTCCTCTTCGTCTGGGAAGAGTGCAGGTACCATGTCACCCCAAGCGTCACAGTAGGGCTTGCGGGCGTACACCCTTATCCCTTTTGGTCCATAGCGCATGCGTCTTTCTCCGAGCTCGTGACGCACTGGTGAAGACATCCTGCAGCGTAAAAACAAAAACCTGATCAGAATGTAATAGTAGTCATGCAGAGATGGCAATTTTTTTTTCAATCATTTCTCAAACTAGTGCTGCTTCAGCATTCCATGAAATCTCATCCACGGTGTGGTTCTTATCGCCCCTTTTTACCCTATGAAGATCCCATATCCTTATTAGCATTTCGCATTCTGCTTCAAGATAACTCTCCGTCATCCTTTTTACCCCAAGATGATCCTCCATCATCTTTTTTACCCCAAGGTGATCCTTAGCTTAGTTCTCACAATCTGAAATCGACTTTCTCCTACTGTCTCGCCGGTAGCCCTTTGGCCGCCCTGGTCCGCCTCTTCCTCATCGGCGGGCCCACGCCATGGTGGTGAGACCCGCGCCCATATATATATATTTTTTTTATATATGTGGAAATGAGTTTGACTGTTATATCGGAATGCCAGGAGTCCATTTCTTTGCAGAGTTTAATTCCTCTGTGAAGCTGCGCACGCCTCGGCCTTGCGTCCGTATCTCTTCCCCCCGGCCTTCCCGGCCCGGTGTGGGGCGGTGTCGCCGGCGAGGCATTTCTTTCCGCTCATAGGTCCGACTTTCCATTCCCCCTTAACTTGCTGTGCTAGGCGACTAATCCCTCTGTATACTTGCCTTACAACTCCTTGTTACCCATTCCTGAATCTCTGAAACTCCACTACACTGCGGTACGAGGACTTTTTGTTGACCTGATCTTGACCGGAGACTCTGAGCTGTTCGAATTTTTCCTTCAACGTTAGCTATGACGGTGACGGTCTATCAAAACCATAAGGGAAATGGGAAATATTGGAAACGCTGATCCCTTAAGTTAGTATTAAGGGACCTTAACCTGGCTCTGATACCAATTGAAGTATGAGGACTTTTTGTTGACCTGATCTTGACCGGAGACTCTGAGCTGTTCGAATTTTCCTTCAACGTTAGCTGTGACGGTCTATCAAAACCATAAGGGAAATGGGAAATATTGGAAACGCTGATCCCTTAAGTTAGTATTAAGGGACCTTAACCTGGCTCTGATACCAATTGAAACACCCGCCCCTTCCCCATTTCCAACCGGAGTCCCTGGGTGCGGGGTTTAGGACACACATGTCTACTTTCCCGACATCTCCGTGTGTCCCGTTTCTGGTCCCATGAGTTTAAGGTGCGTATCCTTTACCATTGACATTTCCACTTATAGTTCTGCAAAAAGGNNNNNNNNNNNNNNNNNNNNNNNNNNNNNNNNNNNNNNNNNNNNNNNNNNNNNNNNNNNNNNNNNNNNNNNNNNNNNNNNNNNNNNNNNNNNNNNNNNNNNNNNNNNNNNNNNNNNNNNNNNNNNNNNNNNNNNNNNNNNNNNNNNNNNNNNNNNNNNNNNNNNNNNNNNNNNNNNNNNNNNNNNNNNNNNNNNNNNNNNNNNNNNNNNNNNNNNNNNNNNNNNNNNNNNNNNNNNNNNNNNNNNNNNNNNNNNNNNNNNNNNNNNNNNNNNNNNNNNNNNNNNNNNNNNNNNNNNNNNNNNNNNNNNNNNNNNNNNNNNNNNNNNNNNNNNNNNNNNNNNNNNNNNNNNNNNNNNNNNNNNNNNNNNNNNNNNNNNNNNNNNNNNNNNNNNNNNNNNNNNNNNNNNNNNNNNNNNNNNNNNNNNNNNNNNNNNNNNNNNNNNNNNNNNNNNNNNNNNNNNNNNNNNNNNNNNNNNNNNNNNNNNNNNNNNNNNNNNNNNNNNNNNNNNNTTTCCTTTTTAGACGCCACCCGTTCTCGGTGTCACACTCAATCCATTTAACAATCATTCATAGATATCCTATCATTCATCTAACCAGACCGGTTAACATTTCTCTTATGATCCTACATTCATTTCTTTCTAACCATCCTAGCTCTCAATCACAAACCACAGATCTTCAACCAATCAAACAATCAGTCAATCATCAATCATCATTAAACCCGTTCGTGTAAAGTTCTTAATCAGTATGAGAGTCCTGATGCAATATGATCTATCATCCTAACCACAAACAGGATCTAATCAATCCTAGCAACCCATTCAACAATATAAAAGAGCATGAAAGAGATCTGGGTAGAACACCTCACCTTAGCCTAGATCTGGATCTGGATCTGAGATGAGAGGCGTGAGAAGCGAGAGTTGAGATCCGAGACGCCACACGACCACCACCACCACTCGCGGCTGCTCGCGGCGAGGAGAGAGAGGAGAGAAGGAGGCGCGGCGAAGAGAGAGAAGGGAGAGAGACGGCGCGGGGAAGAGGGAGAAAGAGGAGAAAGGCGGCGCCGAGAAGAGAGACGGCGCGGCGAAGAGAGAGAGAAGAGAGACGGCGCGGCGAAGAGAGAGAGAAGAGATCAACGGCTAGGGCTTTCGGTCTCCGGGAATTCTCTACAGGGCTTCGCTTCTAGATTTCTGAAGAGAGAAAAAGAAGTGGAGGCTTGCTTTTATAAGGGGAAGAGAAAGGGAAAACCCTAGGGTTTTCTAGTTGGGCTATAGGGAACTCATTAGCCTTTAAAAATTTTAAATGGGCTGGTTTTGGGGTGTTAGAGTATCCCTTTCACAGCTGTGCTTCACCTTTCACTTATGTTTACGTTGAGCTCGCGTTCCGAGATTCGCACGGCGTACTTCTCAAACCTTCAGTGCCTTGCTCTACCAATTTCTTCATGCTCGGAATCAAGCTCGCCGTCGTACTCATCCTTGTCATCTCCATCAAGCTCCAGATCCTGAGTAGAATAAGGTAAAAAATGATAATAATAGTAGTAAAAATAGTGTATTATTGTTTTCAAGTATTTTTCCAATTTTTACGATTTTTAAACACCAGCTAATAAAATTGTTAGTTATACTTCAAATTGTTTATCCAGCCAACAGTTAATCATATCTAATATTTAGTTTAGCCGAATATATGAATTTTGTACATCCAATAATCCATATACCCTCACATTAGTGTCGATTTCCTCCTTTTAAATGCACATTCTCTGTAACAGTCTTTCTACATGCGGAATAGTTGTAACCAAATCCTTCACAATTAATCCATACCGGTCGCCACACTAAACATTTAATATGTTTGATAGAAAATACTGCATTTCACACGTTAGATTGAACAACTAATATGAAAAAAAATATTCTAAAAACTTGAAATAAAAAAATTGTATCCATATACATATTAAAGTAACCAGCTGAGTGTTGTGATTGATGTTCCTGGAGAGGATGAAGCGTATCATCTCCAGCCGAGATTGTTTGGAAAGGTAACTGATGGATCAAACAAATCAGTGATCTGGCTTGAACATATTGTATTGCCATTTAATTTGTTTCTGTGTTCAGATAGTACCAGCGAAGTGCAAATATGAAGTACTATCAACAAAAGTCGAGATCCGTCTTGCAAAAGCAGAGATCATCACATGGGCCTTTCTTGAACACGGCAAAGGGCTAGCAGTTTTGCCGAAGCCAAATGTCTTATCAGGTTTTGTCTTCTTCTTGTTTTCTTAGGTTTCATCTTCTGATGAGACCATAGTCTCTTTGACAAGTGAAACTTTTGTATAATGGTGCCAGAGGTTTCAAAGAGACCGGCGTATCCTTCTTCCAAGAAAGTGAAGGACTGGGACACGCTTGAAGCCGAAGTGAAGAAACAGGAGAAGGGTGAGAAGCTGGAAGGAGACGCTGCTTTGAACAAGTCTTTACGTGAGATATATTCGAATGCCGATGAGGATATGAGACGTACCATGAGCAAATCCTTTGTGAGTATTTACTCTTTGGTATTTCTTTGTTAATGGAGTTTCTGATGACTTAGTTATGGTTTTTGGACAATGAACAGGTGGAATCAAATGGGACAGTGCTGTCAACAGACTGGAAAGAGGTTGGGGCTAAGACAATCGAGAGCACTCGTCCGGATGGCATGTGTGGGAACCGAAATTCGCACTGTCGATTTCCGTTTAAATAAGGAAACTATGAAAACCCTAATTTCCCAGAGGACCCGGATATCTGCTAATTACCACACGTCAAGCAATCAGAACACGAGAATAACAACGATAAGAATAAGAAATCGAAAAAAGAGAGCAAAAGTAGATCTTATTCCGAATCTGCGTATGAGTGTTTACAACAAGGTATAAGCCTGGGCTCGAGAGCTGTCGGCGGGATTCCTAGTTCTAGCAACTCTAAGACGGCTAAACCTAATTGAGTCGCAGCTCGAAATAACAAAAACGGAAAAATGCCTAAATTGCTCTAAGTGCTAAGTTTGCTCTGAAAAANNNNNNNNNNNNNNNNNNNNNNNNNNNNNNNNNNNNNNNNNNNNNNNNNNNNNNNNNNNNNNNNNNNNNNNNNNNNNNNNNNNNNNNNNNNNNNNNNNNNNNNNNNNNNNNNNNNNNNNNNNNNNNNNNNNNNNNNNNNNNNNNNNNNNNNNNNNNNNNNNNNNNNNNNNNNNNNNNNNNNNNNNNNNNNNNNNNNNNNNNNNNNNNNNNNNNNNNNNNNNNNNNNNNNNNNNNNNNNNNNNNNNNNNNNNNNNNNNNNNNNNNNNNNNNNNNNNNNNNNNNNNNNNNNNNNNNNNNNNNNNNNNNNNNNNNNNNNNNNNNNNNNNNNNNNNNNNNNNNNNNNNNNNNNNNNNNNNNNNNNNNNNNNNNNNNNNNNNNNNNNNNNNNNNNNNNNNNNNNNNNNNNNNNNNNNNNNNNNNNNNNNNNNNNNNNNNNNNNNNNNNNNNNNNNNNNNNNNNNNNNNNNNNNNNNNNNNNNNNNNNNNNNNNNNNNNNNNNNNNNNNNNNNNNNNNNNNNNNNNNNNNNNNNNNNNNNNNNNNNNNNNNNNNNNNNNNNNNNNNNNNNNNNNNNNNNNNNNNNNNNNNNNNNNNNNNNNNNNNNNNNNNNNNNNNNNNNNNNNNNNNNNNNNNNNNNNNNNNNNNNNNNNNNNNNNNNNNNNNNNNNNNNNNNNNNNNNNNNNNNNNNNNNNNNNNNNNNNNNNNNNNNNNNNNNNNNNNNNNNNNNNNNNNNNNNNNNNNNNNNNNNNNNNNNNNNNNNNNNNNNNNNNNNNNNNNNNNNNNNNNNNNNNNNNNNNNNNNNNNNNNNNNNNNNNNNNNNNNNNNNNNNNNNNNNNNNNNNNNNNNNNNNNNNNNNNNNNNNNNNNNNNNNNNNNNNNNNNNNNNNNNNNNNNNNNNNNNNNNNNNNNNNNNNNNNNNNNNNNNNNNNNNNNNNNNNNNNNNNNNNNNNNNNNNNNNNNNNNNNNNNNNNNNNNNNNNNNNNNNNNNNNNNNNNNNNNNNNNNNNNNNNNNNNNNNNNNNNNNNNNNNNNNNNNNNNNNNNNNNNNNNNNNNNNNNNNNNNNNNNNNNNNNNNNNNNNNNNNNNNNNNNNNNNNNNNNNNNNNNNNNNNNNNNNNNNNNNNNNNNNNNNNNNNNNNNNNNNNNNNNNNNNNNNNNNNNNNNNNNNNNNNNNNNNNNNNNNNNNNNNNNNNNNNNNNNNNNNNNNNNNNNNNNNNNNNNNNNNNNNNNNNNNNNNNNNNNNNNNNN
This sequence is a window from Brassica oleracea var. oleracea cultivar TO1000 chromosome C1, BOL, whole genome shotgun sequence. Protein-coding genes within it:
- the LOC106331327 gene encoding protein SGT1 homolog A-like; protein product: MGNIGNADPLKYPFHSCASPFTYVYVELAFRDSHGVLLKPSVPCSTNFFMLGIKLAVVLILVISIKLQILSRISNQLSVVIDVPGEDEAYHLQPRLFGKIVPAKCKYEVLSTKVEIRLAKAEIITWAFLEHGKGLAVLPKPNVLSEVSKRPAYPSSKKVKDWDTLEAEVKKQEKGEKLEGDAALNKSLREIYSNADEDMRRTMSKSFVESNGTVLSTDWKEVGAKTIESTRPDGIMELKKWEI